One genomic segment of Salinigranum rubrum includes these proteins:
- a CDS encoding DUF5806 family protein has translation MNDDPADDPRSRTGEGGETTTSGDRGEHGGGEGGGGESGDDERGERDGATADERDGVAAGGPEADEEGEGGGVGASSEANGTEDETTERESGSDGDDEEASSVESETATESETDRPPEDVRKYERFKKVDGAQYDRVNDFLRERTYITAREWAIARLCADFRTETGVEMTKIGNNLPELVPFMTDTYSPQAVNQARHAFRDKVRKSGATFLYGAMCGFFTAEELDELMYEVSEIAKFLLEVEGVDLAVAEELEAEERISSVMREVREASSELRAEDLAEASDD, from the coding sequence ATGAACGACGACCCCGCCGACGACCCGCGCTCGCGGACGGGCGAGGGAGGCGAGACGACCACGAGCGGTGACCGCGGCGAACACGGAGGCGGCGAGGGCGGAGGCGGTGAGAGCGGAGACGACGAACGCGGCGAGCGAGACGGCGCGACCGCCGACGAAAGAGACGGCGTGGCCGCCGGCGGGCCGGAGGCCGACGAAGAAGGGGAAGGGGGCGGGGTCGGGGCGTCGAGCGAGGCGAACGGGACGGAGGACGAGACAACGGAGCGCGAGTCGGGGAGCGACGGCGACGACGAGGAGGCATCGAGCGTCGAATCGGAGACCGCGACCGAATCGGAGACTGACCGACCCCCCGAGGACGTCCGCAAGTACGAGCGGTTCAAGAAGGTCGACGGCGCGCAGTACGACCGCGTCAACGATTTCCTGCGGGAGCGGACGTACATCACCGCCCGCGAGTGGGCCATCGCGCGGCTCTGTGCCGACTTCCGGACCGAGACGGGGGTCGAGATGACGAAGATCGGGAACAACCTCCCCGAACTGGTCCCGTTCATGACCGACACGTACTCGCCGCAGGCGGTCAACCAGGCGCGACACGCCTTCCGCGACAAGGTGAGAAAGTCGGGCGCGACCTTCCTGTACGGCGCGATGTGCGGCTTCTTCACCGCCGAGGAACTGGACGAGTTGATGTACGAGGTGTCGGAAATCGCGAAGTTCCTCCTCGAAGTCGAGGGCGTCGACCTGGCGGTCGCCGAGGAGTTGGAGGCGGAAGAACGCATCTCCAGCGTGATGCGTGAGGTGCGCGAGGCGAGTTCCGAACTGCGGGCGGAGGACCTCGCCGAGGCGTCCGACGACTGA
- a CDS encoding ABC transporter permease, whose product MVSKRFLVKRLLLLVPVLFGVATLVFAILQLAPGDPARVIVGQRASAEQVAQVRAELGLNDPLWVQYVRFLGDAATFDFGQSYKISQGTPVKQVLIDRLPVTLELAIYGQIAGILLGIPLGVISAVKQDSLTDHLTRVGALTGISVPIFWSGPLLILLFSTYLGVLPTSGRIGSTIFLAEQWTFVGRELPLTGMVTVDTLLLGRVDAFVSAVRHLLLPIVVLGVYQMALLSRMMRSSMLEVVRQDYMRTARAKGQGAKITVMKHGFQNALIPVVTVIGIQFGTLLGGAVLTETIFGIGGIGTMLVSAIGASDYPLVQGTVLTFALLFTLVNFGVDLTYSYLDPRINQ is encoded by the coding sequence ATGGTCTCCAAACGGTTCCTCGTCAAACGCCTGCTCCTCTTAGTGCCGGTGTTGTTCGGCGTGGCGACCCTCGTCTTCGCTATTCTCCAGCTCGCGCCGGGCGACCCCGCGCGGGTCATCGTCGGCCAGCGCGCCTCGGCCGAGCAAGTGGCGCAGGTGCGTGCCGAACTCGGGCTGAACGACCCGCTGTGGGTCCAGTACGTCCGGTTCCTCGGCGACGCGGCGACGTTCGACTTCGGCCAGTCGTACAAGATATCGCAGGGGACGCCCGTCAAACAGGTGCTCATCGACCGGCTACCGGTCACGCTCGAACTCGCCATCTACGGCCAGATAGCCGGCATCCTCCTCGGCATCCCGCTGGGCGTCATCTCGGCGGTGAAACAGGACTCGCTGACCGACCACCTCACCCGAGTCGGCGCGCTCACGGGTATCTCGGTCCCCATCTTCTGGTCGGGACCGCTCCTCATCCTGCTGTTTTCGACCTACCTCGGTGTCCTGCCGACGAGCGGCCGCATCGGGTCGACCATCTTCCTCGCCGAACAGTGGACGTTCGTGGGTCGGGAACTCCCCCTGACGGGGATGGTCACCGTCGACACCCTCCTCCTCGGACGGGTGGACGCGTTCGTCTCGGCGGTCAGGCACCTCTTGCTCCCGATCGTCGTCCTCGGCGTCTACCAGATGGCGCTGCTCTCGCGGATGATGCGCTCGTCGATGCTCGAAGTCGTCAGGCAGGACTACATGCGGACCGCCCGCGCGAAGGGGCAGGGCGCGAAGATAACCGTGATGAAACACGGCTTCCAGAACGCGCTGATCCCCGTCGTCACCGTCATCGGCATCCAGTTCGGGACGCTCCTGGGAGGGGCGGTCCTCACCGAGACCATCTTCGGTATCGGCGGCATCGGCACGATGCTCGTCAGCGCCATCGGTGCCTCCGACTATCCCCTCGTTCAGGGGACCGTCCTCACGTTCGCACTGTTGTTCACGCTGGTGAACTTCGGCGTCGACCTCACTTACAGCTACCTCGACCCGCGGATCAACCAATAG
- a CDS encoding universal stress protein, which yields MYDRILLPTDGSGPSEAARDHAIGLAAAYDATLHAIYVVDDDALRAARIDSDVVVEGFETEGESLLDEVAASAAGASVDCETAVLHGHPHEVITEYAADNDVDLIVMGTHGRHGVSRFLLGSVTERVVRTSDVPVLTVRSEDADIEDDAEDV from the coding sequence ATGTACGACAGGATACTCCTCCCGACTGACGGGAGCGGCCCGAGCGAGGCCGCGCGTGACCACGCCATCGGCCTCGCGGCGGCGTACGACGCGACCCTCCACGCCATCTACGTCGTCGACGACGACGCGCTCCGCGCGGCGCGTATCGACTCCGACGTGGTCGTCGAGGGGTTCGAGACGGAGGGCGAGTCGCTCCTCGACGAGGTGGCGGCGTCGGCAGCGGGCGCCAGCGTCGACTGCGAGACGGCGGTGCTGCACGGCCACCCCCACGAGGTCATCACCGAGTACGCCGCCGACAACGACGTCGACCTCATCGTGATGGGGACCCACGGCCGCCACGGCGTCTCGCGGTTCCTGCTCGGGAGCGTCACGGAGCGAGTCGTCCGGACCAGCGACGTCCCCGTTCTCACGGTCCGGAGCGAGGACGCGGACATCGAGGACGACGCCGAGGACGTCTAA
- a CDS encoding DUF7529 family protein, with amino-acid sequence MDERGQTDVGGGEDHPLAGIVDRWEAVLDDMEATATEYRDSGWDAVELHPGDVTPLPPARGGEAVDDDRVGLDVLVPDNEFEAVESAAADATFDSYEAYRAQAGSVVFAVVAVEASDAGLAVLVPLYYRTADAQEMARRARERDSLDLFVRPLADDRRVVFTQEAPELILPEN; translated from the coding sequence ATGGACGAACGTGGACAGACGGACGTCGGCGGTGGCGAAGACCACCCGCTCGCCGGCATCGTCGACCGCTGGGAGGCGGTTCTCGACGACATGGAGGCGACCGCGACGGAGTACCGCGACTCGGGGTGGGACGCCGTCGAACTCCACCCCGGCGACGTCACCCCGCTCCCGCCTGCCCGCGGCGGCGAGGCGGTCGACGACGACCGGGTCGGCCTCGACGTCCTCGTTCCCGACAACGAGTTCGAGGCCGTCGAGTCGGCGGCGGCGGACGCGACGTTCGACAGCTACGAGGCGTACCGCGCCCAGGCCGGCAGCGTCGTCTTCGCCGTCGTCGCCGTCGAAGCCTCGGACGCAGGGCTCGCCGTGTTGGTCCCGCTGTACTACCGCACGGCGGACGCACAGGAGATGGCACGGCGGGCGCGCGAACGCGACTCGCTCGATCTGTTCGTCCGGCCGCTCGCGGACGACCGCCGCGTGGTGTTCACCCAGGAAGCGCCCGAACTGATTCTGCCCGAGAACTAG
- a CDS encoding ABC transporter substrate-binding protein produces MSMPRNVDRRTFLKTAGSAGLAATLAGCSGGDGNGSGSTDSGTSGGDGTDASGGSSGGEDTESGGGGSSDMSGTLVYARGDHPTNYDPQQTTSGEVAKVTNQIFDQLVGFTPGSGGQLREGLATEYSLDGTTATLTLREGVTFHNGAEFTAEDVRATIRRFTDSDYEYYLGDSNRSGYGPFTFGNWVDSIDASSDYEVTIELTQQYAPFLRNLAMFAAAILSKQQIESLDDQVALGTNPQGTGAFTFEQIDNGNQRVLLGGNGDYWGDGPNVEQVVFKTIGQNSTRVQDVINGNSHITDNLDSQSSQQLRNAGSARLASKNGINVGYMAMNMARREEFQNRQVRRAVSLAVNTQAIVDSIYQGFASLADQPLPPDVLGYNDDIDPYPTDKEQAQSLLEEAGYGDGFEFELATFSNPRGYNPSPVETANQVKSDLEEVGLTVNINQFSTFSSYLDYTDQGNHDACFLGWYTDNADPDNFLYVLLDPKVEMSAVPEGQDWISFDTEGYSPLNAAGWANSEFMSRVREAQQSYDEAQREQLYMEANQIAHDEAPWVFIDYAQTLRGVNEAVVGDSYTVSSVGGPFLNTVRLQ; encoded by the coding sequence ATGTCTATGCCCCGTAACGTAGACCGACGTACTTTCCTCAAGACCGCCGGCAGCGCCGGGCTCGCGGCGACGCTCGCGGGCTGCTCGGGCGGCGACGGCAACGGGAGTGGTTCCACCGACAGCGGTACCTCCGGGGGAGACGGTACCGACGCCTCCGGCGGAAGCAGTGGCGGTGAGGACACCGAAAGCGGCGGTGGCGGCAGCAGCGACATGAGCGGCACGCTCGTGTACGCCCGTGGCGACCACCCCACGAACTACGACCCCCAGCAGACGACGAGCGGGGAAGTGGCGAAGGTGACGAACCAGATTTTCGACCAGTTGGTCGGCTTCACGCCGGGCAGCGGCGGGCAGCTTCGAGAGGGACTCGCCACCGAGTACTCGCTCGACGGGACGACGGCGACCCTCACCCTGCGAGAGGGCGTGACGTTCCACAACGGCGCCGAGTTCACCGCCGAGGACGTCCGCGCGACCATCCGCCGATTCACCGACTCCGACTACGAGTACTACCTCGGCGACTCGAACCGCTCGGGGTACGGCCCCTTCACCTTCGGAAACTGGGTCGACAGCATCGACGCCTCCAGCGACTACGAGGTGACCATCGAACTCACCCAGCAGTACGCGCCGTTCCTGCGGAACCTGGCGATGTTCGCGGCGGCCATCCTCTCGAAGCAACAGATCGAGTCGCTCGACGACCAGGTCGCGCTCGGCACCAACCCGCAGGGGACGGGCGCGTTCACCTTCGAACAGATCGATAACGGGAACCAGCGCGTCCTCCTCGGGGGCAACGGCGACTACTGGGGCGACGGCCCGAACGTCGAGCAGGTCGTCTTCAAGACCATCGGACAGAATTCGACCCGGGTGCAGGACGTCATCAACGGCAACTCCCACATCACGGACAACCTCGACTCGCAGTCCTCCCAGCAGCTCAGGAACGCCGGCTCCGCGCGCCTCGCCTCGAAGAACGGCATCAACGTCGGCTACATGGCGATGAACATGGCCCGTCGGGAGGAGTTCCAGAACCGGCAGGTCCGACGAGCGGTCTCTCTCGCCGTGAACACACAGGCAATCGTCGACAGCATCTATCAGGGCTTCGCGAGCCTCGCCGACCAGCCCCTCCCGCCGGACGTCCTCGGGTACAACGACGACATCGACCCGTACCCGACCGACAAGGAGCAGGCCCAGTCGCTCCTCGAAGAGGCCGGCTACGGCGACGGCTTCGAGTTCGAGTTGGCGACGTTCTCGAACCCGCGCGGCTACAACCCCAGCCCGGTCGAGACGGCGAACCAGGTCAAATCCGACCTCGAAGAGGTCGGGCTCACGGTGAACATCAACCAGTTCTCGACGTTCTCGTCGTACCTCGACTACACCGACCAGGGCAACCACGACGCGTGTTTCCTCGGCTGGTACACCGACAACGCCGACCCGGACAACTTCCTGTACGTCCTCCTCGACCCGAAGGTCGAGATGAGCGCCGTCCCCGAGGGCCAAGACTGGATCAGCTTCGACACCGAGGGCTACAGCCCCCTGAACGCCGCCGGGTGGGCCAACAGCGAGTTCATGTCCCGGGTGAGAGAGGCCCAACAGAGCTACGACGAGGCCCAGCGCGAACAGCTCTACATGGAGGCGAACCAGATCGCCCACGACGAGGCGCCGTGGGTGTTCATCGACTACGCCCAGACGCTCCGCGGCGTCAACGAGGCCGTCGTCGGGGACAGCTACACCGTCAGCTCCGTCGGTGGACCGTTCCTGAACACGGTGCGGCTGCAGTGA
- the truA gene encoding tRNA pseudouridine(38-40) synthase TruA, producing MRAFRVAYDGRPFYGFQRQPTVPTVEDALLDAVRALGLADEDGLPAGYAAAGRTDAGVSALAQTVGFRCPAWCSPAALNSELPPEIRAWARASAPADFHATHDAVEREYTYDLYAPEVDDGRAAAALSRLCGEHDVHNLTPDDEGTVRTLTGSVVRDGDFLVFRLAAPGFVRQQVRRTVSLVHAVARGAPLAAVERVLAPGPVPGEEGVPPAAAEPLVLAGVEYPDLDFTVDREAAERSWALFDERAVDGRVRARVAGRIRDGLGT from the coding sequence ATGCGCGCGTTCCGCGTCGCCTACGACGGGCGGCCGTTCTACGGGTTCCAGCGCCAGCCGACGGTCCCGACCGTCGAGGATGCGCTGCTCGACGCGGTTCGCGCGCTCGGCCTCGCAGACGAGGACGGCCTCCCAGCGGGGTACGCGGCCGCCGGCCGGACCGACGCGGGCGTGTCGGCGCTGGCACAGACCGTCGGCTTCCGCTGTCCGGCGTGGTGCTCGCCCGCGGCGCTGAACAGCGAACTCCCGCCGGAGATACGGGCCTGGGCGCGTGCGAGCGCGCCCGCTGACTTCCACGCGACCCACGACGCGGTCGAGCGGGAGTACACCTACGACCTGTACGCGCCGGAAGTCGACGACGGCCGGGCCGCCGCGGCGCTCTCTCGACTCTGCGGGGAACACGACGTCCACAACCTCACCCCGGACGACGAGGGAACCGTCCGAACGCTCACGGGTTCCGTCGTCCGCGACGGCGACTTCCTCGTGTTCAGGCTCGCCGCACCCGGGTTCGTCCGTCAGCAAGTCCGAAGAACCGTCTCGCTCGTCCACGCAGTCGCGCGGGGCGCACCGCTCGCGGCGGTCGAACGCGTCCTCGCACCGGGACCGGTTCCGGGCGAGGAGGGAGTCCCACCCGCGGCGGCCGAACCGCTCGTCCTCGCGGGCGTCGAGTACCCGGACCTCGACTTCACCGTCGACCGGGAGGCCGCCGAGCGGTCGTGGGCGCTGTTCGACGAACGGGCCGTCGACGGGCGCGTCCGGGCGCGGGTGGCCGGTCGAATCCGGGACGGCCTGGGGACCTAA
- the hisS gene encoding histidine--tRNA ligase yields the protein MYDRLKGFRDFYPEEMTARREVLDTVEATAGRYGFREVGTPALERTRMYVDKSGEEIVDELYTFEDKGGRDVALTPELTPTVARMVVAKGQELSKPIKWVSTRPFWRYEQVQQGRFREFYQTNVDVFGSAEPEADAEILAFAADALTNLGLSEGEFEFRVSHRDILGGLLESMAGDGGSETDVDIDVRDAIRAVDKSAKVERNEYYDLLHDAGLSYDQAREFDDLLSSQDLDALVEFAGTDRVESAVSNLRRVLDATEDFGVREHCTLSLETARGLDYYTGVVFECFDTTGEVSRAVFGGGRYDDLIESFGGQSTPAVGVALGDATLQLLCERAGAWPDEELATDYYVLTVGDTRDVAARIARDLRSRGHVVETDLSDRGFGSQLSYADTVNAETVVIVGEQDLANGEVTVKEMASGEQTTVPVDEFPGEHDEPRYGDFV from the coding sequence ATGTACGACCGACTGAAGGGGTTCCGCGACTTCTACCCCGAGGAGATGACCGCCCGGCGGGAGGTGCTCGACACCGTCGAGGCGACGGCGGGGAGGTACGGCTTCCGCGAGGTGGGAACCCCCGCTCTCGAACGGACCCGGATGTACGTCGACAAGAGCGGCGAGGAGATCGTCGACGAACTGTACACCTTCGAGGACAAAGGGGGCAGAGACGTCGCGCTGACGCCCGAGCTCACGCCGACGGTGGCGCGAATGGTCGTCGCGAAGGGCCAGGAACTCTCGAAACCCATCAAGTGGGTGTCGACGCGGCCGTTCTGGCGGTACGAGCAGGTCCAACAGGGGAGGTTCCGCGAGTTCTACCAGACGAACGTCGACGTCTTCGGCTCCGCCGAACCCGAAGCCGACGCGGAGATACTCGCCTTCGCGGCCGACGCGCTCACGAACCTCGGTCTCTCGGAGGGGGAGTTCGAGTTCCGCGTCTCCCACCGCGACATCCTCGGCGGTCTCCTGGAGTCGATGGCCGGCGACGGGGGGAGCGAGACCGACGTCGATATCGACGTCCGCGACGCCATCCGGGCGGTCGACAAGTCCGCGAAGGTCGAACGGAACGAATACTACGACCTCCTGCACGACGCGGGCCTCTCGTACGACCAGGCCCGCGAGTTCGACGACCTCCTTTCGAGCCAAGACCTCGACGCCCTCGTCGAGTTCGCCGGCACCGACCGGGTCGAGTCGGCGGTTTCGAACCTCCGGCGAGTGCTCGACGCGACCGAGGACTTCGGCGTCCGCGAGCACTGTACCCTCTCGCTGGAGACGGCCCGTGGACTGGACTACTACACCGGCGTCGTCTTCGAGTGTTTCGACACCACCGGGGAGGTCTCCCGCGCCGTCTTCGGCGGCGGCCGCTACGACGACCTCATCGAGTCGTTCGGCGGTCAGTCGACGCCCGCGGTGGGCGTGGCGCTCGGCGACGCCACCCTCCAGTTACTCTGTGAGCGCGCGGGCGCCTGGCCGGACGAGGAACTCGCGACCGACTACTACGTCCTCACCGTCGGCGACACGCGCGACGTCGCCGCCCGAATCGCTCGCGACCTCCGGTCGCGCGGGCACGTCGTCGAGACCGACCTCTCCGACCGGGGCTTCGGCTCACAGCTATCGTACGCCGACACGGTCAACGCGGAGACGGTCGTCATCGTCGGGGAGCAGGACCTCGCGAACGGCGAGGTAACGGTAAAAGAGATGGCGTCGGGCGAGCAGACGACGGTCCCCGTCGACGAGTTCCCCGGCGAGCACGACGAACCGCGGTACGGCGACTTCGTCTGA
- a CDS encoding AI-2E family transporter, giving the protein MDEKRLVVALFGLLVAVVLGALALQFIAPLTVSVFLYYSTRRFYGSLRRLRLPARIRAVIVMSALAVPLLLVVSYAAVLLAVEAQQFVEEYALIDVAAAHVDWLGEIGTIPDLTVQGLYDAYQAGQLSPVIDFLSQHAMLLTTVVSNFFLNLFITVIVTYYLLLDGHRIREWLLRFDDDAIVREYLEAVDDELEAVLFGNLLNVIAVSLIAIAAFSGYNAVAPAAAEVPYPALAGVLTGAASLIPVVGMKVVYLPLTAITALPVVLGGDSSLLLYVVVLLVVAVVVVDTIPDLVLRPLLSGKNTHVGLLMLAYTLGPVVLGFYGLFFAPIALVIGLTFANTALPRLLGADEPDGLSPDQMRLDDF; this is encoded by the coding sequence ATGGACGAGAAACGACTCGTCGTCGCCCTGTTCGGCCTCCTCGTCGCCGTGGTCCTCGGCGCGCTCGCCCTCCAGTTCATCGCCCCCCTGACCGTCTCGGTGTTCCTCTACTACTCGACGCGCCGGTTCTACGGGTCGCTGCGACGGCTTCGTCTCCCGGCCCGAATCCGCGCGGTCATCGTCATGTCGGCGCTCGCCGTCCCGCTCCTCCTCGTCGTGAGCTACGCGGCCGTCCTGCTCGCGGTCGAGGCCCAGCAGTTCGTCGAAGAGTACGCGCTGATCGACGTCGCCGCCGCGCACGTCGACTGGCTCGGAGAGATCGGAACCATCCCCGACCTGACCGTGCAGGGGCTCTACGACGCGTACCAGGCGGGTCAGCTCTCGCCCGTCATCGACTTCCTCAGCCAGCACGCGATGTTGTTGACGACGGTCGTCTCGAACTTCTTCCTCAACCTCTTCATCACGGTCATCGTCACCTACTACCTCCTCCTGGACGGGCACCGGATCCGCGAGTGGCTGCTGCGGTTCGACGACGACGCCATCGTCCGCGAGTACCTCGAAGCCGTCGACGACGAACTGGAGGCGGTGCTGTTCGGGAACCTGCTGAACGTGATCGCCGTCTCGCTCATCGCCATCGCCGCGTTCTCGGGGTACAACGCCGTCGCCCCCGCGGCCGCGGAAGTCCCGTATCCGGCACTGGCCGGCGTCCTGACCGGTGCCGCGAGCCTGATCCCGGTCGTCGGGATGAAGGTCGTCTACCTCCCGCTGACCGCCATCACCGCCCTGCCGGTCGTCCTCGGCGGCGACTCGTCGCTCCTCCTGTACGTCGTCGTCCTGCTCGTGGTCGCGGTGGTCGTCGTCGACACCATCCCCGACCTGGTGCTCCGCCCGCTCCTGAGCGGGAAGAACACGCACGTCGGACTCCTCATGCTCGCGTACACGCTCGGCCCGGTCGTGCTCGGCTTCTACGGCCTCTTCTTCGCGCCCATCGCCCTGGTCATCGGGCTGACGTTCGCGAACACGGCGCTCCCTCGGCTCCTCGGGGCGGACGAACCCGACGGCCTCTCACCGGACCAGATGCGACTCGACGACTTCTAG
- a CDS encoding ABC transporter ATP-binding protein, producing MSPVLSLSDLRTQFSTERGQVKAVDGVSLDIGEGETVGLVGESGSGKSVTALSAMGLVDDPGRIVGGEVTLRSPSLAETFREQYASPRFVDGDHIDLTAAPEEALRSVRGGEMSMIFQDPMTSLNPALTVGEQVAESLRLHQYGGRKKDSWLNAVREILPRLGSDIDQEVVDRTVDVLSEVGIPEPTSRVDEYPHEFSGGMRQRVLIAIALACRPNILVADEPTTALDVTIQAQILDLINDLQAELGMSVLFITHDLGVVAETCDRVAVMYAGEIVEEGPVEEIFANPSHPYTYALLESIPTEARERLTPIEGNVPDLIDMPDGCHFAPRCPWAHEECREGEMPYLQHGPADTDHRAKCVLEEFDESEYGAGSDLSSERTRQVGEPMLEVQNLKKHFSRAEGLLDEWLGLEARDVKAVDGVDLTVYEGETLGLVGESGCGKSTTGRTILRLLEATEGRVLFTGEDLTTLSKEELRARRRDLQMIFQDPMSSLDPRMTVEGIVAEPLVIHDLPEESTEKSRRQQRRARVTELLEAVGLDPDQRDRYPHELSGGQRQRVGIARALAVDPDFIVCDEPVSALDVSVQAQILNLLEDLQEEFGLTFLFIAHDLSVVRHICDRIAVMYLGEVVETAPTDELFAEPRHPYTQALLSAIPVPDPTVDTERVILEGDVPSPIDPPSGCHFRTRCPQVIPPDDIDIDQEVYRDVMTLRERVADEAIDVEAARQEVAAGDATNGSGDVVDVLRERFVDGDLSGENRAAVDSALEAVVGGDFDAAQARLRERFESVCERREPVLGDEAHPAACHIYDSEVRVSAEPLSASDRE from the coding sequence ATGTCCCCCGTACTCTCACTGTCGGACCTCCGAACGCAGTTCTCGACGGAGCGGGGCCAGGTCAAGGCGGTCGACGGCGTCTCGCTCGACATCGGGGAGGGCGAGACCGTCGGACTGGTCGGCGAATCGGGGAGCGGCAAGAGCGTGACCGCCCTCTCCGCGATGGGACTCGTCGACGACCCCGGCCGCATCGTCGGCGGCGAGGTGACGCTGCGCTCGCCGTCGCTCGCGGAGACGTTCCGTGAACAGTACGCGAGTCCGAGATTCGTCGACGGCGACCACATCGACCTCACGGCCGCTCCCGAGGAGGCCCTTCGGTCCGTCCGCGGCGGAGAGATGAGCATGATCTTCCAGGACCCGATGACCTCGCTGAACCCGGCGCTCACCGTCGGCGAGCAGGTCGCCGAGTCCCTCCGCCTCCACCAGTACGGCGGCCGCAAGAAGGACTCCTGGCTCAACGCCGTCCGCGAAATCCTCCCGCGACTCGGCTCCGACATCGACCAGGAGGTCGTCGACCGCACCGTGGACGTCCTCTCGGAGGTTGGTATCCCCGAACCGACCTCCCGCGTCGACGAGTACCCCCACGAGTTCTCCGGCGGGATGCGCCAGCGCGTCCTCATCGCCATCGCCCTGGCGTGTCGGCCGAACATCCTGGTGGCGGACGAACCGACCACGGCGCTCGACGTCACGATTCAGGCGCAGATCCTCGACCTCATCAACGACCTCCAGGCGGAACTGGGCATGTCCGTCCTCTTCATCACCCACGACCTCGGCGTCGTCGCCGAGACCTGCGACAGGGTCGCGGTGATGTACGCCGGTGAAATCGTCGAGGAGGGTCCCGTCGAGGAGATATTCGCCAACCCCTCTCATCCCTACACCTACGCGCTCTTGGAGTCGATTCCGACCGAAGCGCGCGAGCGACTCACCCCCATCGAGGGGAACGTGCCCGACCTCATCGACATGCCCGACGGCTGTCACTTCGCGCCGCGGTGTCCGTGGGCGCACGAGGAGTGCCGCGAGGGCGAGATGCCGTACCTCCAGCACGGTCCCGCGGACACCGACCACCGCGCGAAGTGCGTCTTGGAGGAGTTCGACGAGAGCGAGTACGGGGCCGGGAGCGACCTCTCTTCGGAGCGGACCCGACAGGTGGGCGAACCGATGCTCGAAGTCCAGAACCTGAAGAAGCACTTCTCGCGGGCCGAGGGGCTGCTCGACGAGTGGCTGGGGCTCGAAGCGCGAGACGTCAAGGCGGTCGACGGCGTCGACCTCACCGTCTACGAGGGCGAGACGCTCGGCCTCGTCGGGGAGTCGGGGTGCGGGAAGTCGACGACCGGTCGGACCATCCTCCGCCTCCTAGAGGCGACCGAGGGTCGGGTGCTGTTCACCGGGGAGGACCTGACGACGCTGTCGAAGGAGGAACTCCGCGCTCGACGCCGCGACCTCCAGATGATCTTCCAGGATCCGATGTCGTCGCTCGATCCGCGAATGACCGTCGAGGGAATCGTCGCCGAACCGCTCGTCATCCACGACCTGCCCGAGGAGAGCACCGAGAAGTCGCGGCGACAACAGCGCAGAGCGCGCGTGACGGAACTACTGGAGGCCGTCGGTCTCGACCCCGACCAGCGCGACCGCTACCCACACGAACTGTCGGGCGGACAGCGCCAGCGCGTCGGCATCGCCCGCGCGCTCGCGGTCGACCCCGACTTCATCGTCTGTGACGAACCCGTGTCGGCGCTCGACGTGAGCGTCCAGGCGCAGATACTCAACCTCCTCGAAGACCTCCAGGAGGAGTTCGGCCTCACCTTCCTCTTTATCGCCCACGATCTGAGCGTGGTTCGGCACATCTGCGACCGCATCGCCGTCATGTACCTCGGCGAGGTGGTCGAGACGGCGCCGACGGACGAACTGTTCGCGGAGCCGAGACACCCGTACACGCAGGCGCTCCTGTCGGCGATTCCGGTGCCCGACCCCACGGTCGATACCGAGCGGGTCATCCTCGAAGGCGACGTTCCCTCGCCCATCGACCCGCCCTCGGGCTGTCACTTTCGGACCCGGTGCCCGCAGGTCATCCCGCCGGACGACATCGACATCGACCAGGAGGTGTACCGCGACGTCATGACGCTCCGCGAGCGCGTCGCCGACGAGGCCATCGACGTGGAGGCCGCACGGCAGGAGGTCGCAGCAGGAGACGCCACGAACGGGAGCGGGGACGTCGTCGACGTCCTCCGCGAGCGATTCGTCGACGGCGACCTCTCCGGCGAGAACCGTGCGGCCGTCGACAGCGCGCTCGAAGCGGTCGTCGGAGGCGACTTCGACGCGGCTCAAGCGCGGCTCAGAGAGCGCTTCGAGAGCGTCTGTGAGCGCCGCGAACCGGTGCTCGGAGACGAGGCACACCCCGCTGCATGTCACATTTACGACAGTGAAGTCAGGGTGTCCGCGGAGCCGCTGTCGGCTTCGGACCGAGAGTAG